A stretch of Candidatus Hydrogenedentota bacterium DNA encodes these proteins:
- a CDS encoding bifunctional nuclease family protein, with translation MLEVQILGVTRFEPAQYPMVILRHESQVLFISIGPYEAAAISWGLDHEKPIRPMTHDLVLNILAGLRGELKSVTVYSLENQTFFAYLTVEQRDTNGQVEQVLRIDTRPSDGIAVAVRAGCPVFVAEEVMAQAGQHVSVLESHLEREEGGADGAAGDDDVDDIDDDDEEDDDGEDDEDIGEDGEDSGKGF, from the coding sequence ATGCTGGAAGTGCAGATACTGGGTGTCACCCGATTTGAGCCCGCCCAATACCCGATGGTCATCCTGCGCCACGAGTCGCAGGTGCTGTTCATCAGCATCGGCCCCTACGAGGCGGCGGCCATCAGTTGGGGCCTTGACCACGAAAAGCCCATCCGTCCGATGACCCATGACCTGGTGCTGAACATACTGGCGGGGCTGCGGGGGGAGCTGAAGTCCGTGACAGTGTACAGCCTGGAAAACCAGACCTTTTTCGCGTACCTAACCGTGGAGCAGCGGGACACGAACGGCCAGGTGGAGCAGGTGCTCCGCATAGACACGCGCCCAAGCGACGGCATCGCCGTCGCGGTGCGGGCCGGATGCCCCGTGTTTGTGGCGGAGGAGGTCATGGCGCAGGCGGGGCAGCATGTGAGCGTGCTGGAGTCGCACCTTGAGCGGGAGGAGGGCGGGGCCGACGGCGCGGCGGGCGATGACGACGTGGATGATATTGACGACGACGACGAGGAGGACGATGACGGGGAGGACGACGAGGACATCGGGGAAGACGGGGAAGACTCCGGGAAAGGGTTCTGA
- a CDS encoding 4'-phosphopantetheinyl transferase superfamily protein, producing the protein MGGPGPFARALASLDPPHWEPAAGAPPSGAETAALWRAVVPGPGPALESMAEQLAGEARVRAATMAHPLRRAQFVTGQALRRAVSSPSGAFSLSHTGDWVAAAVCGCGPLGVDAETARARRSMERLARRFFSPEEHALVAGCGPEELPVFFYALWTAKEARIKALSRDRAHPAPVSLLALLETDTAAFTVTGPTLCIPLSEGRMHWCWLAPGVLCACLVPHAAATLRFWEWRPAG; encoded by the coding sequence ATGGGCGGTCCGGGGCCGTTTGCGCGCGCGCTGGCGTCGCTTGACCCGCCGCACTGGGAACCGGCGGCGGGGGCGCCCCCAAGCGGGGCGGAAACGGCGGCGCTCTGGCGGGCTGTGGTCCCCGGTCCCGGCCCCGCACTGGAAAGCATGGCGGAGCAACTGGCCGGGGAGGCGCGGGTCCGCGCCGCCACGATGGCGCATCCCCTGCGCCGCGCCCAGTTTGTCACCGGCCAGGCGCTGCGCCGCGCCGTGTCGTCCCCGTCGGGCGCGTTCAGCCTGAGCCACACAGGGGACTGGGTCGCGGCGGCGGTGTGCGGGTGCGGCCCGCTGGGAGTGGACGCGGAAACCGCGCGCGCGCGGCGCTCGATGGAGCGGCTGGCGCGGCGTTTCTTCAGCCCCGAGGAGCACGCCCTGGTCGCGGGGTGCGGCCCGGAGGAGCTGCCGGTTTTCTTTTACGCGCTGTGGACCGCGAAGGAGGCGCGCATCAAGGCACTGTCACGGGACAGGGCGCATCCCGCCCCGGTCAGCCTGCTGGCGCTGCTGGAGACGGACACCGCCGCCTTTACCGTGACCGGCCCGACCCTGTGCATCCCCCTTTCAGAGGGGCGGATGCACTGGTGCTGGCTCGCCCCCGGCGTGCTCTGCGCCTGCCTGGTTCCGCATGCCGCAGCCACCCTCCGCTTTTGGGAGTGGCGGCCGGCGGGCTGA
- the glgP gene encoding alpha-glucan family phosphorylase encodes MAHVVKYTVVPKVPERLSRLLDIAGNVWWCWDPEAVDLFFRMDRDLWVALDQNPRRLLGEISQERLAELEQSGSFLAHLDRVAARLDAYMAGGDWRKRNPRAPEDICIAYFSAEFGLHESISIYSGGLGILAGDHLKAASDLGVPLVGVGLLYREGYFRQYLNADGWQQELYPRNDFHNMPLDLLRGPDGKPLVIEVPFPGRTVKAYLWKCQVGRVPLHLIDCDHEDNSLADRAITGQLYGGDRETRIRQEIVLGMGGVIALRSLGIHPTVYHINEGHAAFMALQRVHDLMVRDGITFAQAREVVKVSSLFTTHTPVPAGNDMFDPSLIAAYFGEYCASLGVPLDELLAMGRQNPGDGREPFCMTTLALKLSAASNGVSELHGAVARNMWRQVWKGVPEDEVPITSVTNGVHVRTWISRDLETLYDRYIGPEWVNAPHDHSLWERIEAVPDTELWRTHERRRERLVSFARKRLLRQLINRGAPSSEQRAASELLDSETLTIGFARRFATYKRGTLIMRNPERLRRILLDPERPVQLIIAGKAHPQDTQSKALIRELVHFAHDPALRNHILFIEDYDINVARYMLQGVDCWLNTPRRPMEASGTSGMKAAVNGALNISIPDGWWCEAEGLGENGWSIGKGETYDTTEEQDLVESEALYEILEQEVVPMFYNRGRDDLPREWIGRMKTAIRTITPMFNTCRMVQEYADRFYVPCCSRRKVMFRENRAPVYALAEWKARVRQAWGRVQVVSVASGETDGLLYSARLAVTAGVRLGDLRPEDVRVELFFGGLDPLGELPSGDRVPMSCAGEPKDGVWEFTGEVPCNQTGQLGFTVRVLPSHPDLFQEHEMGLIVWA; translated from the coding sequence ATGGCACATGTCGTCAAATATACCGTCGTCCCAAAAGTTCCGGAGCGTCTTTCCCGGCTTCTGGACATCGCGGGCAATGTCTGGTGGTGCTGGGACCCCGAGGCGGTGGACCTCTTTTTCCGGATGGACCGCGACCTCTGGGTGGCGCTGGACCAGAACCCGCGTCGGCTTCTGGGGGAAATCAGCCAGGAGCGGCTGGCGGAGCTGGAGCAGAGCGGCTCGTTTCTGGCGCACTTGGACCGGGTGGCCGCCCGGCTGGACGCCTACATGGCGGGGGGCGACTGGCGCAAACGGAACCCCCGGGCGCCGGAGGACATCTGCATCGCCTATTTCTCGGCGGAGTTCGGCCTGCACGAGTCCATCTCCATATACAGCGGCGGTCTGGGCATTCTCGCCGGGGACCACCTGAAGGCGGCCAGCGACCTGGGCGTGCCCCTGGTCGGGGTCGGCCTCCTCTACCGCGAGGGCTATTTCCGGCAGTACCTGAACGCGGACGGCTGGCAGCAGGAGCTGTATCCCCGGAACGACTTTCACAACATGCCCCTCGACCTGCTGCGCGGGCCGGACGGGAAGCCCCTGGTCATCGAGGTGCCCTTTCCCGGACGGACCGTGAAGGCCTATCTCTGGAAGTGCCAGGTGGGCCGGGTGCCGCTGCACCTCATTGACTGCGACCACGAGGACAACTCCCTCGCGGACCGCGCCATCACGGGGCAGCTCTACGGCGGCGACCGCGAGACGCGCATCCGCCAGGAGATCGTCCTGGGCATGGGCGGCGTCATCGCCCTGCGGTCGCTGGGGATTCACCCCACGGTCTACCACATCAACGAGGGCCACGCGGCGTTCATGGCGCTCCAGCGCGTCCACGACCTGATGGTCCGGGACGGCATCACCTTCGCGCAGGCGCGCGAGGTGGTGAAGGTCAGCAGCCTTTTCACGACCCACACGCCGGTGCCCGCGGGCAACGACATGTTCGACCCCTCCCTCATCGCCGCCTATTTCGGCGAGTACTGCGCGTCCCTCGGCGTGCCCCTGGACGAGCTGCTCGCCATGGGGCGCCAGAACCCCGGCGACGGGCGCGAGCCCTTCTGCATGACGACACTGGCCCTGAAGCTCTCCGCCGCGTCCAACGGCGTCAGCGAGCTTCACGGCGCGGTCGCCCGGAACATGTGGCGGCAGGTGTGGAAGGGGGTGCCCGAGGACGAGGTGCCCATCACCTCGGTCACCAACGGGGTGCATGTCCGCACCTGGATCAGCCGCGACCTCGAAACGCTTTATGACCGCTACATCGGCCCCGAGTGGGTGAACGCGCCCCATGATCACAGCCTGTGGGAGCGCATCGAGGCGGTGCCCGACACCGAACTGTGGCGCACCCACGAGCGCCGCCGCGAGCGCCTGGTCAGCTTCGCGCGGAAACGCCTGCTCCGCCAGCTCATCAACCGGGGCGCGCCCTCCTCGGAGCAGCGAGCCGCCAGCGAGCTGCTGGACAGCGAGACCCTGACCATCGGCTTCGCCCGGCGCTTCGCCACCTACAAGCGCGGCACGCTCATCATGAGGAACCCGGAGCGGCTGCGCCGCATCCTGCTCGACCCGGAGCGGCCCGTGCAGCTCATCATCGCGGGCAAGGCCCACCCCCAGGACACGCAGTCCAAGGCGCTCATCCGCGAACTGGTCCATTTCGCCCACGACCCGGCCCTGCGCAACCACATCCTGTTCATCGAGGACTACGACATCAACGTGGCCCGCTACATGCTCCAGGGGGTGGACTGCTGGCTGAACACGCCCCGGCGCCCCATGGAGGCCAGCGGCACCAGCGGCATGAAGGCGGCGGTGAACGGCGCCCTCAACATCAGCATCCCCGACGGGTGGTGGTGCGAGGCCGAGGGCCTCGGCGAGAACGGCTGGAGCATCGGCAAGGGCGAGACCTACGACACCACGGAGGAGCAGGACCTGGTCGAGAGCGAGGCCCTCTATGAGATTCTCGAACAGGAGGTCGTGCCCATGTTCTACAACCGGGGCCGGGACGACCTGCCCCGCGAGTGGATTGGCCGCATGAAGACCGCCATCCGCACCATCACGCCGATGTTCAACACCTGCCGCATGGTCCAGGAGTACGCCGACCGCTTCTACGTGCCCTGCTGCTCGCGCCGCAAGGTGATGTTCCGCGAAAACCGCGCCCCGGTCTACGCGCTCGCCGAGTGGAAGGCCCGCGTGCGCCAGGCGTGGGGGCGCGTCCAAGTCGTCTCGGTGGCCTCCGGCGAGACCGACGGCCTCCTCTACAGCGCCCGCCTCGCCGTCACCGCCGGCGTCCGCCTCGGCGACCTGCGCCCGGAGGACGTGCGGGTCGAGCTGTTCTTCGGCGGGCTGGACCCCCTCGGCGAGCTGCCCAGCGGCGATCGCGTCCCCATGTCCTGCGCCGGGGAGCCGAAGGACGGTGTCTGGGAGTTCACGGGCGAGGTCCCCTGCAACCAGACCGGCCAGCTCGGCTTCACAGTCCGTGTCCTGCCAAGCCACCCCGACCTTTTCCAGGAGCACGAGATGGGGCTCATCGTCTGGGCGTAA